A single region of the Plasmodium chabaudi chabaudi strain AS genome assembly, chromosome: 3 genome encodes:
- a CDS encoding arginyl-tRNA--protein transferase, putative, whose translation MRIEEMKGDEEIEDVENDGNQYKDVENCENQYKDVENDGNQYEGVESDEVQYEDDSSPENNNTISSGDDKNTNIDDNININKIAAIMSIKEPETLTKIFNLMKANNCLSYYPLLTPYHNIEKLVDMLLEENYEYENTWCVHYHASFICRLFYEGFIPVASKQKVQIIENLEPKIYKEYLLIPKIHFIRSCMHPSEIHISKKVKKKCKQFYITINKDFDGVVKGIVEKHGQNWLYPFIQEEFKKIFEKKVNYKNVQMHSVELWCDDELVAGELGNTVGSIYSSLTGFQRKSSAGTIQLCALAKLLEHQKFQLWDLGMLLPYKKEIGSKEISMKEFFERHRKFKYIDAEFKVPYTDKLNCAVLIRGVDPSDPTIQPNQPNPT comes from the coding sequence ATGAGAATTGAAGAAATGAAAGGGGATGAAGAAATAGAGGATGTAGAAAATGATGGAAATCAATATAAGGATGTAGAAAATTGTGAAAATCAATATAAGGATGTAGAAAACGATGGAAATCAATATGAAGGTGTAGAAAGTGATGAAGTTCAATACGAGGATGATAGTTCGCCGGAAAACAATAATACAATATCCTCTggtgatgataaaaatacaaatattgatgataatattaatataaataaaatagctGCAATTATGTCAATTAAAGAACCTGAAACATTAACAAAGATATTTAATCTTATGAAAGCTAATAACTGTTTAAGTTATTACCCATTACTTACACCATATcataatatagaaaagCTAGTAGATATGCTACTTgaagaaaattatgaatatgaaaatactTGGTGTGTCCATTATCATGCTAGTTTTATATGCagattattttatgaagGTTTTATACCTGTTGCTAGTAAACAAAAAGTTCAAATTATAGAAAACCTTGAAcctaaaatatataaagaatatttattgatacccaaaattcattttatacGATCCTGTATGCACCCTAGTGaaatacatatatcaaaaaaagtaaaaaaaaaatgcaaacaATTCTATATTACTATTAATAAAGATTTTGATGGAGTAGTTAAAGGCATTGTAGAAAAGCATGGTCAAAATTGGTTATACCCATTTATACAAgaagaatttaaaaaaatatttgaaaaaaaagttaattataaaaacgtACAAATGCATTCTGTAGAGCTATGGTGTGACGATGAATTAGTTGCTGGTGAATTAGGAAATACAGTTGGATCAATTTATTCAAGTTTAACTGGATTCCAAAGAAAAAGTTCAGCAGGGACTATACAATTATGTGCCTTAGCAAAACTATTAGAACATCAAAAATTTCAATTATGGGATCTAGGAATGCTATTaccatataaaaaagaaattggATCTAAAGAAATATCAATGAAAGAATTTTTTGAACGACACAGAAAgttcaaatatatagatgCCGAATTTAAAGTCCCATATACGGACAAACTTAATTGTGCAGTATTAATACGTGGTGTCGACCCATCCGACCCAACTATCCAACCAAATCAACCTAACCCCACgtaa
- a CDS encoding protein kinase 7, putative gives MREVLGNYENIIHLNKYKKGGDIFINDYKIVKTIHEGEYSKILMCDKDGELYALKKYEKIFLEKKREFQKKTKDNKVIIKTKYDDLKNELKIITDIKNEHCLSCIEIITNNDEIYIVNKYMENGSILKYDHWFFIFHPNESYFIPIPVIKCMIKNILKSLLYVHTKKNICHRDIKPSNILLDKNGIIKLNDFGDSEYMVNKKIKGTRGTYKFMPPEFFVNTKCYYGEKVDIWSLGICIYALFYKVLPFSNKNGLINLFQEIAKEEIKYHIDRNYFLSKVRKEATKTSSHNSLSNEDINFLKLFLKKKPTERCTAEEALEHKWFRGMNQRDIEEYAKNVYKKKHILHNFE, from the exons ATGAGGGAAGTTCTAGGCAATTATGAAAACATAATTCAtcttaataaatataaaaaaggcggagatatttttataaacgaTTATAAGATCGTTAAAACTATTCATGAgg GAGAATATTCCAAAATACTAATGTGTGATAAAGATGGGGAACTATATGctcttaaaaaatatgaaaaaatatttttggaaaaaaaaagagaattTCAAAAGAAAACGAAAGATAATAAAGtcattataaaaacaaaatatgatgaCTTGAAAaacgaattaaaaataataacagatataaaaaatgaacatTGCTTAAGCTGTATAGaaattattacaaataatgatgaaatctacattgtaaataaatatatggaaaatggatctatattaaaatatgatcattggttttttatttttcatccAAATGagtcatattttattccaATTCCTGttataaaatgtatgataaaaaatattttaaaatctCTCCTGTACGttcatacaaaaaaaaatatatgtcaTAGGGATATTAAACCATCAAATATTTTGCTAGACAAAAATGgcataattaaattaaatgattttGGTGATTCTGAATATAtggttaataaaaaaattaaaggaACTAGG ggGACATATAAATTCATGCCGCCcgaattttttgttaatacgAAATGCTATTATGGAGAAAAGGTTGACATATGGAGTTTAGGAATTTGTATATACGCTTTGTTTTATAAAGTTTTGCCATTTTCGAATAAAAATggtttaattaatttatttcaagAAATCGCTAAGgaggaaataaaatatcacATAGatagaaattattttttatcaaaggTCAGGAAAGAGGCTACTAAAACAAGTAGTCATAATAGTTTATCAAATgaagatataaattttttgaaactttttttaaaaaaaaaacctACTGAACGATGTACTGCTGAGGAAGCTCTT GAACACAAATGGTTTAGAGGCATGAATCAAAGGGATATTGAAGAATATGCCAAgaatgtttataaaaaaaaacatatacttcataattttgaataa
- a CDS encoding multidrug efflux pump, putative — MVGVPMLKGSQKKLGSSHNSHLEEGTKNDHTNDKANDKTNDKTNGRCKIGLSKDGSEKKLLRDDNNCVQADRSKIIGIGPNDKTNNENRKWSNLKKERNEKKSFFTVFVKTISMLFTEIFVKSFQTMLSYAITSSFFILLNLYISSSCKYEEIAGFGVSLSIISLLNSVVEGFCSSLDYFCSQSIGMKDIYNSFLFLNSAYFLFFIFYLLLILIFFLIRFLIYYAIDSKSIYIFMSIEMGNDITQGYYFKTMRVFFSSFKMLLFAFYPYFLFESTRRFLILHNNIHPSLFTSFLSFFVLNFLCYIFVFIFSMNHIGVSLAWLITNMISCFFILYFLRNYIQDCSLLLESDARTPFLPPNYESEENVVEPVFLSPPNDTDAHHYSQNKNDHYHALDIEQDDINTGLSKNKICKLSFLFFHIPSKNIRNKFLNITKTNIKNIFFEILSFEMQLLESAYLSLTSVAVFIQINNMLGLVYNVSHSYGIFLAKLMGIYISRKRKIQESSTNNKIENEQNPPDVTDSDSNSKQILLDRIEIGTSFILLLLFLYGCLAVVYIYHENIITFFYSDIKMRNYLIKVFFIIIIESLLEVLVAFLNNIIKGLGLQDKISFFTFMNFMLLMQPLGIILTFCFSMDIYGFIYSTIISMLVQVIYLSVFIFKAL, encoded by the coding sequence ATGGTGGGTGTGCCAATGCTGAAGGGGTCGCAAAAGAAGTTGGGTTCGAGCCACAACTCCCATCTCGAGGAGGGCACTAAAAATGACCATACAAATGATAAAGCaaatgataaaacaaatgataaaacaaatggACGTTGCAAAATAGGCTTAAGCAAAGATGgaagtgaaaaaaaattgttaagaGATGACAACAATTGTGTGCAGGCAGATCGGAGCAAAATAATAGGAATAGGCCCAAACGATAAAAcgaataatgaaaataggAAATGgtcaaatttaaaaaaagaacgaaatgaaaagaaaagtTTTTTTACAGTGTTTGTTAAAACAATAAGTATGTTATTTACAGAAATATTTGTGAAATCGTTTCAAACAATGTTATCATATGCTATAacatcatcattttttattttactaaatttatatatatctagtAGTTGTaaatatgaagaaataGCTGGATTCGGTGTTTCTTTATCTAtcatatcattattaaattctGTTGTCGAAGGATTTTGTAGTAGCTtagattatttttgtaGTCAATCAATAGGAAtgaaagatatatataattcttttttatttttaaatagtgcatattttttattttttatattttatctattacttattttaatattttttttaataagatttttaatttattatgcaATAGATTCAAAAtctatttacatttttatgagCATTGAAATGGGTAATGATATTACACAAGGATATTACTTTAAAACGATGagagtatttttttcaagttTCAAAATGCTATTATTTGCTTtttatccatattttttatttgaatctACTAGAcgctttttaattttacataataatatacatcCAAGTTTATTTACATCttttctttcattttttgtattaaattttttgtgttatatttttgtttttatattttctatgaATCATATTGGTGTTTCTTTAGCATGGCTTATAACCAATATGATtagttgtttttttattttatattttttaagaaattatattcaAGATTGTTCTCTTCTTTTAGAGTCAGATGCTAGAACCCCTTTTCTGCCTCCAAACTATGAATCCGAAGAAAATGTCGTAGAACCCGTTTTTCTCTCCCCACCCAATGACACAGATGCACACCATTATtctcaaaataaaaatgatcaTTACCATGCACTAGATATTGAACAAGACGATATAAATACAGggttatcaaaaaataaaatatgcaaattaAGCTTCctatttttccatattccctcgaaaaatattagaaacaaatttttaaatatcacaaaaacaaatattaaaaatatattctttgAAATTCTCTCATTTGAAATGCAGTTACTTGAATCCGCATATTTAAGTCTAACATCTGTTGCTGtatttattcaaataaataatatgttgGGTCttgtatataatgtatCCCATTCCTATGGTATATTCTTAGCAAAGCTTAtgggaatatatatatcgagaaaaaggaaaatacaAGAATCGTCAACAAACAATAAGATAGAAAATGAACAGAACCCACCAGATGTCACAGATTCAGATTCAAATTCAAAACAAATTTTGTTAGATAGAATCGAAATAGGAacatcttttattttgttattactATTCCTTTATGGGTGTCTAGcagttgtatatatatatcatgaaaatattattacgtTCTTTTATAGTGATATAAAGATGcgaaattatttaattaaagttttttttataataataattgaaTCGCTTTTAGAAGTCTTGGTAGCTTttctaaataatataataaaagggTTAGGACTACAAGAtaaaatttcttttttcacatttatGAATTTTATGTTACTAATGCAACCATTAGGAATTATATTAaccttttgtttttctatGGATATCTAtggatttatatattcaaccATAATTAGTATGCTTGTTCaagttatttatttatccgtatttatattcaaagCCCTTTAG
- a CDS encoding protein SIS1, putative, with protein sequence MGKDYYSILGVSRDCTTTELKKAYRKMAMMWHPDKHKDVKSKKEAEEKFKNIAEAYDVLSDEEKRKIYDTYGEEGLKGSIPTGANTYVYSGVDPSELFSRIFGSDGHFSFSSAFDDDFSPFSTFVNMTSRKPRPSGNANMNHNNYNANNYNAKPATYEVPLPLSLEELYKGCKKKLKITRKRFMGTKSYEDDNFVTIDVKAGWKDGTKITFYGEGDQVSPMAQPGDLVFKVQTKPHDRFTRDSNNLIYKCPVPLDKALTGFQFIVKSLDNRDINVRIDEIVNPKFRKIVANEGMPSSKTPNMKGDLIVEFDIIFPKNLTSEKKRIIREALANTF encoded by the exons ATGGGAAAG GACTACTACTCCATACTTGGTGTCAGCAGAGACTGCACGACAACTGAGTTGAAAAAGGCTTATCGGAAAATGGCCATGATGTGGCACCCCGATAAGCACAAAGATGTAAAGTCTAAAAAAGAAGCCgaagaaaaatttaaaaatattgctGAAGCATATGATGTTTTGTctgatgaagaaaaaagaaaaatatatgatacaTATGGAGAAGAAGGTTTAAAAGGTTCAATACCCACAGGGGCTAATACTTATGTTTATAGTGGCGTTGATCCCTCTGAATTATTTAGTCGTATTTTTGGATCCGATGGTCATTTTTCATTCTCCTCAGCATTTGATGATGATTTTTCTCCCTTTTCAACTTTTGTTAATATGACATCTCGAAAACCTCGACCTTCTGGAAATGCAA ATATGAATCACAATAACTATAACGccaataattataatgcCAAACCCGCAACATACGAAGTTCCTTTACCCCTTTCTTTGGAGGAACTATACAAAggttgtaaaaaaaaattaaaaataactcGAAAACGATTTATGGGAACCAAAAGTTATGAAGACGATAATTTTGTAACAATAGATGTAAAGGCAGGATGGAAAGATGGCAcaaaaataacattttatGGTGAAGGTGATCAAGTATCACCAATGGCTCAACCTGGCGATTTAGTTTTTAAAGTTCAAACCAAACCTCATGATAGATTTACAAGagattcaaataatttaatttataaatgtcCAGTACCCCTTGATAAAGCATTAACTGGATTTCAGTTTATTGTAAAATCTTTAGATAATAGAGATATTAATGTAAGAATTGATGAAATTGTAAATCCTAAGTTTAGAAAAATTGTAGCTAATGAAGGTATGCCTTCTTCAAAAACTCCTAATATGAAAGGAGATTTAATTGTTGAAtttgatattatttttccaaaaaatttaactagcgaaaaaaaaagaataataagAGAAGCTTTGGCTAATACCTTTTAA
- a CDS encoding SRR1-like protein, with the protein MDGWINVPPKHKNKSKSKKYIWTQNEVKQGLNKEKVDDQNTTNDITEIYEKKKKTYDENKYVEHIHNGVKKIMNSVEKSVFFENFKKKFKEIKKESVEIQSAICLGLGSLTDININNKNACMYQLAFILLVSKNYNIRDTYIYDPKISNTDLSVYKILNVQVLSSYVSMPKQLAENEKEITVCNLKENEHVLLFMPHCDISLYGEVLYNIFIDEKLSYPNMDFLLTPEKTIYIGNSFDYYKDHIYQHKPLGIPDFAIELLQKSEQSETIKWDIAHLNRLKKNFKYSHFIFYILNFLNEIKFPICSEQVHAFNDLSITTFQKLPDQFIFWFNIYNSLLAHTTREKN; encoded by the coding sequence atggaTGGATGGATAAATGTACCCCCAAAACacaaaaacaaaagtaaaagtaaaaagtatatatggACACAAAATGAAGTGAAACAGGGTTTGAACAAAGAAAAAGTGGATGATCAAAATACGACTAATGATATTACTGagatatatgaaaaaaaaaaaaaaacatatgatgaaaataaatatgtagaacatattcataatggagttaaaaaaattatgaacagtGTAGAAAAAAGTGTATTTTtcgaaaattttaaaaaaaaatttaaagagattaaaaaagaaagtgTAGAAATACAATCTGCTATTTGTTTAGGTTTAGGTTCTTTAACagacataaatattaataataaaaatgcatgTATGTATCAATTAGCATTCATATTATTggtttcaaaaaattataatattagggatacatatatatatgaccCAAAAATTAGCAATACTGATTTAAGTGTGTATAAAATTCTGAACGTTCAGGTTCTTAGTTCCTATGTTAGCATGCCAAAACAGCTAGcggaaaatgaaaaagaaataacaGTATGTAATTTGAAGGAAAACGAACATgtcttattatttatgccACATTGTGATATAAGTTTATATGGTGAAGttttatacaatatatttattgatgaaaaattaagttATCCTAATAtggattttttattaacccctgaaaaaacaatatatattggaAACAGTTTTGATTATTACAAAgatcatatatatcaacATAAACCTTTGGGAATTCCCGATTTTGCTATTgaattattacaaaaaagtGAACAATCCGAAACTATTAAATGGGATATTGCGCATTTAAATAGGTTGAAAAagaattttaaatattcccattttatattttatatattaaactttttaaatgaaataaaatttcctATTTGTTCTGAACAAGTACATGCTTTTAATGATCTATCTATTACAacttttcaaaaattaCCTGACCAATTCATATTTTGGTTTAACATTTATAATTCTTTACTTGCACACACAACGagggaaaaaaattaa
- a CDS encoding secreted protein with altered thrombospondin repeat domain, putative encodes MTNHRIVLFFFCFFFLIQKKSNQYNRDYSKINSIDTDEYEDKNKRKRDSYIKPDVGADTCVIFSAKEGDPHNCWCPRGYIMCSEEDVTDLQTKLEKIEDKNARTKLTPSWVKILCDDSKEYGFKNMSVVIDYELAVICKDMSNKENPDFEIIGASGYIPNETVINEMKADPTYVPRKCTVNNFYLCKQVENDNVNCQYSPWSDWTPCIDNKQKRMKKVVRSNQNNTNFCLWNNKKIPRSIIEQTRSCE; translated from the exons ATGACAAACCATCGAATAGtgctgttttttttttgtttcttttttttaatacaaaaaaaaagcaatcAATATAATAGAGATTATTCGAAAATAAATTCTATTGATACTGATGAATatgaagataaaaataaaagaaaaagagaCTCATATATCAAACCTGATGTTGGTGCGGACACATGTGTAATATTTTCTGCTAAGGAAGGAGATCCACACAa ttgcTGGTGCCCACGAGGATATATCATGTGCAGTGAAGAAGATGTTACAGATTTACAAACAAAGCTCGAAAAAATTgaagataaaaatgcaaGAACAAAATTAACCCCCTCATGggttaaaatattatgtgaCGATTCTAAAGAATAtggttttaaaaatatgtcagTAGTTATAGATTATGAGCTAGCTGTTATATGCAAAGATATGTCTAACAAAGAAAATCCCGATTTTGAAATCATAGGAGCATCCGGTTATATCCCCAACGAAACAGTTATTAATGAAATGAAAGCAGATCCAACATATGTTCCTCGTAAATGCActgttaataatttttatttatgtaaacaagtggaaaatgataatgtCAATTGTCAATATAGCCCCTGGTCTGATTGGACTCCATGTATAGATaacaaacaaaaaagaatgAAAAAAGTTGTGCGTtcaaatcaaaataataccAACTTTTGTTTatggaataataaaaaaattccaaGAAGTATAATAGAGCAAACTAGATCGTGTGAATAA